The nucleotide window GCTGCGCAGTCCCATCGAGGCGCGCAAGCACGGCATCGAGACGGTGTACCAGGACCTCGCGGTGGCACCGGCCATGACCATCGCCGAGAACCTGTTCATGGGCCGCGAACTCCTCAAGCCGGGGCCACTGGCGCGCACCTTCCGGATCCTGGACAAGAAACGGATGCTCGAGGAAGCCGTGCGCTACATGCAGGACCTGCAGTTCGCCATCAAGAGCATGAGCCAGCCGGTCGAGACCCTCTCGGGCGGGCAGCGCCAGGGGGTCGCGGTGGCGCGCAGCGCGGCCTTCGCGCGGCATGTGGTCATTATGGACGAGCCGACAGCGGCGCTGGGCGTGCGCGAGAGCAACATGGTCCTCGACCTCATCCGCAAGGTGCGCGACAAGGGGCTGCCGGTCATCCTGATCTCGCACAACATGCCGCACGTCTTCGAGATCGCCGACCGCGTGCACGTGCACCGCATGGGCCGCCGGGCCGCGCTGCTCGACCCCAGACGCATCAGCATGGCCGAC belongs to Deinococcus sp. Leaf326 and includes:
- a CDS encoding ATP-binding cassette domain-containing protein, producing the protein MTAAPHLTPMPAAPARPLVMEARGLIKRYGHVTAINGADFELRPGEIVAVIGDNGAGKSSLIKALSGAVVPDEGQIFLDGQPISLRSPIEARKHGIETVYQDLAVAPAMTIAENLFMGRELLKPGPLARTFRILDKKRMLEEAVRYMQDLQFAIKSMSQPVETLSGGQRQGVAVARSAAFARHVVIMDEPTAALGVRESNMVLDLIRKVRDKGLPVILISHNMPHVFEIADRVHVHRMGRRAALLDPRRISMADTVSVMTGAIKPEELSADVLAH